The following are encoded together in the Strongyloides ratti genome assembly S_ratti_ED321, chromosome : 2 genome:
- a CDS encoding Zinc finger, C2H2 domain and Zinc finger C2H2-type/integrase DNA-binding domain and Zinc finger, C2H2-like domain-containing protein, which translates to MSLGYFSGQLNEMSIETSSALSTIIQDKLSSSSFTSSCTTISIDNASFKNSAMIKNEINDSLVFTPTEASLLHEKWNQFRNKRHSSSSSDSGLGLPISSPIAIKSPTHISTNNILFNNCYGASPFSPPGLSPLTLSSAPDSAFIPTPGSVGNQETRFNFDIINSHSFSASLSKTPETITPSTTTKFPDLSSSSAPVTGDSSSMIKCIQSSNSTPIPHIYSHNTLLHRSPNQITPSIFLNTTNNPGSCNNFSIQKLKTLIEMEQKQAVKEYQNNFDTTIKRAINAQRLLLNFTLLQQQQQQSKINSINFNNGNGDRTSISFDNNNIISHQNHNNLYKITSILPTINNNNNNNSNNTEDNQNNSIILTNKEEDKMSTIIPSQQEESFTGDIHGKKQYICEYCNKDFRRPDILSRHLRRHTGEKPFGCNDCGRFFSRSDHLRTHRRTHTDEKPYKCPICNYAARRRDVLSRHLGARHQTKNSAIPLNSKEINKKVKKKYDGMIDKNNNKEKSKLLLDNPINTVI; encoded by the exons ATGTCTTTAGGATATTTCTCTGGACAATTAAATGAGATGTCAATTGAAACTTCTTCTGCATTGTCAACCATTATTCAAGACAAATTATCTTCTTCTTCATTTACATCATCATGTACCACAATCTCTATAGATAATGCATCATTT AAGAATAGTGctatgataaaaaatgaaataaatgattCTTTAGTTTTTACACCAACAGAAGCTAGTTTATTACATGAAAAATGGAATcaatttagaaataaaagacATTCTTCGTCTAGTTCTGATTCTGGTTTAGGTTTACCAATATCATCTCCAATAGCTATTAAATCACCAACACATATCTCTaccaataatatattatttaataattgttatgGAGCATCACCATTTTCACCACCAGGATTGTCACCATTGACATTATCATCAGCTCCGGATAGTGCATTTATTCCTACACCAGGTTCTGTTGGTAATCAAGAAACTCGTTTCAATTTTGACATCATTAATAGTCATTCTTTTTCag catCTTTATCAAAGACACCAGAAACAATAACACCTTCAACAACAACTAAATTTCCTGATCTTTCATCATCATCAGCTCCAGTGACGGGAGATAGTAGTAGTATGATAAAATGTATTCAATCATCCAATTCAACACCTATTCCACATATTTATTCACATAATACACTTCTTCATCGATCACCTAACCAAATAACaccatcaatttttttaaatacaacaAATAATCCAGGTagttgtaataatttttcaattcaaaaattaaaaacattaattgaAATGGAACAAAAACAGGCTGTTAAagaatatcaaaataattttgatacaACTATTAAAAGAGCCATAAATGCCCAAAggttattgttaaattttactcttctccaacaacaacaacaacaatcaaaaataaattctattaattttaataatggtAATGGAGATAGGACATCAATATCATTtgacaataataatattatttctcaCCAAAATcacaataatttatataaaattacatcTATTCTACcaacaattaataataataataacaataatagtaataatacagaagataatcaaaataatagtattattttaacaaacaAAGAAGAAGATAAGATGTCAACAATTATACCGTCACAACAAGAAGAATCTTTTACTGGAGATATTCATGGTAAGAAACAATATATTTGTGAATATTGTAATAAAGACTTTAGACGTCCTGATATACTTTCAAG GCATTTACGACGCCATACTGGTGAAAAACCATTTGGATGTAATGATTGTGGAAGATTTTTTTCACGATCTGATCACCTACGGACACATAGACGTACTCATACAGATGAAAAACCATATAAATGTCCTATATGTAATTATGCAGCT AGACGTAGAGATGTTTTATCAAGACATTTAGGTGCTAGACATCAAACAAAAAATTCAGCAATTCCTTTAAAttcaaaagaaattaataaaaaagttaaaaagaaatatgatggaatgattgataaaaataataataaagaaaaatcaaAGTTGTTGTTAGATAATCCAATTAATAcggttatttaa
- a CDS encoding Nematode fatty acid retinoid binding family-containing protein → MIPSQFYVFFNSLTDGEEKEMIYLPYQMVESMEKSLNLSTEALMAPLQNITPSFKIKLTTFSDELKNMTREINGNGKKFLANFFNNLLIIYKKLINDNSNLIDNTNIYQLGYNIIQEYLNLSTQDRQSLSKPFPTLNNLFNNPNLLEALKSITPTSTYNDYVNLKNKLKDLLLRGQLAPTINN, encoded by the exons ATGATCCCAAGCCAATTTTATGTATTCTTTAACTCA TTAACAGATGgtgaagaaaaagaaatgataTATTTGCCTTATCAAATGGTTGAGTCAATggaaaaaagtttaaatctCTCAACTGAAGCATTAATGGCACCACTACAAAATATTACAccatcatttaaaattaaacttacTACTTTTTctgatgaattaaaaaatatgactAGAGAGATAAATGGTaatggtaaaaaatttttggctaatttttttaacaatctacttataatatataaaaaattaattaatgacaatagtaatttaattgataatacaaatatttacCAATTGggatataatattatacaggagtatttaaatttatctacTCAAGATCGCCAATCATTAAGTAAACCATTTCCaacattaaataatctttttaacaATCCAAATTTATTGGAGGCGTTAAAAAGTATCACTCCAACATCTACCTACAACGAttatgttaatttaaaaaataagcttaaagatttattattaagaGGCCAACTAGCACCAACTAtcaataactaa